A section of the Rhizomicrobium sp. genome encodes:
- the hslU gene encoding ATP-dependent protease ATPase subunit HslU, whose translation MSSSFTPREIVSELDRYIVGQHDAKRAVAIALRNRWRRQQLGAELREEVLPKNILMIGPTGVGKTEISRRLAKLAQAPFLKVEATKFTEVGYVGRDVDQIVRDLLEVGIAQVRSARRREVEAQAEARAEERLLDALVGSSSGNTRESFRKSLRAGELDDKEVELEMKDTGGAPMFEIPGMPNAQISMLNLSDMFGKAFGQKGKKRRMTVTEAHEPLVAEEADKLLDEDRIVRDAIETVENHGIVFLDEIDKICARSEMRGGGDVSREGVQRDLLPLIEGTTVATKYGQVKTDHILFIASGAFHIAKPSDLLPELQGRLPIRVELKALTREDFRRILTEPEASLIKQYVALLKTEEVSLDFTEGGIAAIADLAAQVNASLENIGARRLQTIMERVLDEVSYSASERNGETVTVDGAYVHSRVDDLAKDQDLSRYIL comes from the coding sequence ATGAGTTCTTCCTTCACGCCGCGCGAAATCGTTTCCGAGCTCGACCGCTACATCGTCGGCCAGCACGACGCGAAGCGCGCCGTCGCCATTGCCTTACGCAACCGCTGGCGCCGCCAGCAGCTCGGTGCCGAACTGCGCGAAGAGGTGCTGCCCAAGAACATCCTGATGATCGGCCCGACCGGCGTCGGCAAGACGGAGATTTCCCGCCGCCTGGCGAAGCTGGCGCAGGCGCCGTTCCTCAAAGTCGAGGCGACCAAGTTCACCGAGGTCGGCTATGTCGGCCGCGACGTCGACCAGATCGTGCGCGATCTTCTCGAAGTCGGCATCGCGCAGGTGCGCAGCGCGCGCCGCCGCGAGGTCGAGGCCCAGGCCGAGGCCCGCGCCGAAGAGCGGCTGCTCGACGCCCTGGTCGGTTCGTCCTCGGGCAATACGCGGGAGAGCTTCCGCAAATCGCTGCGCGCCGGCGAGCTCGACGACAAGGAGGTCGAACTGGAGATGAAGGACACCGGCGGCGCCCCGATGTTCGAGATCCCCGGCATGCCGAATGCGCAGATTTCCATGCTCAACCTCTCCGACATGTTCGGCAAGGCGTTCGGCCAGAAGGGCAAGAAGCGCCGCATGACCGTGACGGAGGCGCATGAGCCCCTGGTTGCGGAAGAGGCCGACAAGCTGCTGGACGAGGACCGCATCGTGCGCGACGCGATCGAGACGGTGGAGAATCACGGCATCGTCTTCCTGGACGAGATCGACAAGATCTGCGCCCGCAGCGAGATGCGCGGCGGCGGCGACGTCTCCCGCGAAGGCGTGCAGCGCGATCTCCTGCCCCTGATCGAAGGCACCACGGTCGCGACCAAATACGGCCAGGTGAAGACCGACCACATCCTCTTCATCGCGAGCGGCGCGTTCCATATCGCCAAGCCCTCGGACCTGCTCCCCGAACTGCAGGGCCGGCTGCCGATCCGCGTCGAGCTGAAGGCGCTGACGCGCGAGGATTTCCGCCGCATCCTGACCGAGCCGGAGGCCAGCCTGATCAAGCAATATGTAGCGCTCCTGAAGACCGAAGAGGTCAGCCTCGATTTCACCGAGGGCGGCATCGCCGCCATCGCCGATCTCGCGGCGCAGGTGAATGCCAGCCTGGAGAATATCGGCGCGCGCCGGCTCCAGACGATCATGGAGCGCGTGCTGGACGAGGTGAGCTATTCGGCATCCGAGCGCAACGGCGAGACGGTCACGGTCGACGGCGCCTATGTCCACAGCCGGGTCGACGACCTGGCGAAGGACCAGGATTTGTCGCGGTATATTCTCTAA
- the hisB gene encoding imidazoleglycerol-phosphate dehydratase HisB — protein sequence MRTATVERKTRETEITVWLDLDGSGETDIDTGIGFLDHMLDSFGRHSMIDLKVRAQGDLHVDFHHTTEDTGIVIGQAVKKALGDFAGITRFGAATIPMDETLTRVAIDVSNRPYLIWRVDIPKPKLGEMDTELFKEWFQAFAQNAGICLHIENLYGENSHHIVETCFKATARALRQAIEPDERLEGGVASTKGSLSEKA from the coding sequence ATGCGTACCGCCACGGTGGAACGGAAGACTCGCGAGACGGAGATCACCGTCTGGCTCGACCTCGACGGCTCGGGCGAGACCGATATCGATACCGGCATCGGCTTCCTCGACCACATGCTGGACAGCTTCGGGCGTCATTCGATGATCGACCTGAAGGTGCGCGCCCAGGGCGATTTGCATGTCGACTTTCACCACACGACGGAAGACACCGGCATCGTCATCGGCCAGGCGGTGAAGAAGGCGCTGGGCGATTTCGCCGGCATCACGCGCTTCGGCGCCGCCACCATCCCGATGGACGAGACGCTGACGCGCGTCGCCATCGACGTGTCGAACCGGCCCTATCTGATCTGGCGGGTGGACATCCCCAAGCCCAAGCTGGGCGAGATGGACACCGAGCTGTTCAAGGAATGGTTCCAGGCCTTCGCGCAGAACGCCGGCATCTGCCTGCACATCGAAAACCTCTATGGCGAGAACAGCCACCACATCGTGGAGACCTGCTTCAAGGCCACGGCGCGGGCGCTGCGCCAGGCGATCGAGCCCGACGAGCGGCTCGAAGGCGGCGTCGCCTCGACCAAGGGCTCGCTCAGCGAGAAGGCCTGA
- the hslV gene encoding ATP-dependent protease subunit HslV, translating to MTTKEKWRSTTILAVRKGGRVVVAGDGQVTAGATVMKSNARKVRRIGKGGDVLVGFAGATADAFALSERLEAKIEQHPGNLARACVELAKDWRTDRYLRRLEAMMAVADARTSLILSGTGDVVEPEDGLIGIGSGGPFALAAARALIGLDLSAEEIARRAMKIAADICIYTNENIVIESLEST from the coding sequence ATGACAACCAAAGAGAAATGGCGGTCCACCACGATCCTGGCGGTGCGCAAGGGCGGCCGCGTGGTGGTCGCCGGCGACGGCCAGGTGACGGCGGGCGCCACGGTGATGAAATCGAATGCGCGCAAGGTGCGCCGCATCGGCAAGGGGGGCGACGTGCTGGTCGGCTTTGCCGGCGCCACGGCGGACGCCTTCGCGCTGTCGGAGCGGCTGGAGGCCAAGATCGAGCAGCATCCCGGCAATCTGGCGCGCGCCTGCGTCGAACTCGCGAAGGACTGGCGCACCGACCGCTATCTGCGCCGGCTGGAGGCGATGATGGCGGTGGCCGATGCCAGGACCTCGCTGATCCTGTCGGGCACCGGCGACGTGGTCGAGCCGGAGGACGGCCTGATCGGCATCGGCTCGGGCGGGCCGTTCGCGCTCGCCGCCGCCCGCGCGCTGATCGGCCTCGACCTCTCGGCGGAGGAGATCGCGCGCCGCGCCATGAAGATCGCCGCCGACATCTGCATCTACACCAACGAAAACATCGTCATCGAAAGTCTCGAGAGCACATGA
- a CDS encoding HAD family acid phosphatase, with amino-acid sequence MTRVWAIPPVAVGDADPWQCAAPTAKTPAGVHWQRNSLEYCRLSVNVYDEALAAAQRLAKSHKPHTWLVLMDADETVIDNSLFERERQICGGEFKDGQWRRWVKAEMAADVPGAAAFTEAVHRLGGLVGIVTNRAVEDDDLTRATLKKAGITFDYEIGMTGDHSDKTERWRGAETALTTKAHGRPVAVMWLGDQVTDLAILDRRGKLLRAMNQGDAGDGIGDHLFLLPNPMYGGWQDNPDR; translated from the coding sequence ATGACAAGGGTTTGGGCCATCCCGCCCGTCGCCGTGGGCGACGCCGATCCCTGGCAATGCGCCGCCCCGACCGCGAAGACGCCGGCCGGCGTGCACTGGCAGCGCAATTCGCTGGAATATTGCCGGCTGAGCGTGAACGTCTACGACGAGGCGCTCGCCGCCGCGCAGCGCCTGGCCAAGAGCCACAAGCCGCACACCTGGCTGGTGCTGATGGATGCCGACGAGACCGTGATCGACAATTCGCTGTTCGAGCGCGAGCGCCAGATCTGCGGCGGCGAATTCAAGGACGGGCAATGGCGGAGATGGGTGAAGGCCGAGATGGCGGCCGATGTGCCGGGCGCCGCGGCCTTCACGGAGGCGGTGCACCGGCTGGGCGGACTGGTGGGCATCGTCACCAACCGCGCGGTCGAGGACGACGACCTGACCAGGGCGACCCTCAAAAAAGCCGGAATCACTTTCGACTATGAGATCGGCATGACGGGCGATCATTCCGACAAGACCGAGCGCTGGCGCGGCGCCGAAACCGCGCTGACGACCAAGGCGCATGGCCGGCCGGTGGCGGTGATGTGGCTGGGCGACCAGGTCACCGACCTTGCCATCCTCGACCGGCGCGGCAAGCTGCTGCGCGCGATGAACCAGGGCGACGCCGGCGACGGCATCGGCGACCATCTCTTCCTGCTGCCCAATCCGATGTATGGCGGCTGGCAGGACAATCCGGACCGGTGA
- a CDS encoding GFA family protein, whose translation MVASFQGGCLCGAVRYEARSEPIAVMECHCRDCQKSTGGAATVAVLLPRPAFAVTHGTPKGYTVTGDNGGEVTRYFCAECGSPLYSIPHAAPLTVVKAGSMDDPSWITIGGALYVSSAQPWAHIDRNLPAFEKMPPMG comes from the coding sequence ATGGTCGCATCTTTTCAAGGCGGATGCCTCTGCGGCGCCGTCCGTTACGAAGCCAGGAGCGAGCCGATCGCCGTGATGGAATGCCATTGCCGCGATTGCCAGAAATCGACCGGCGGCGCGGCCACGGTCGCTGTCCTTCTGCCTCGGCCGGCCTTCGCCGTAACCCATGGGACGCCCAAGGGCTACACGGTGACGGGCGACAATGGCGGCGAGGTGACGCGGTATTTCTGCGCCGAGTGCGGCTCGCCGCTTTACAGCATACCGCACGCGGCGCCGCTGACCGTCGTCAAGGCCGGGTCGATGGACGATCCGAGCTGGATCACGATCGGCGGCGCGCTCTATGTGAGCTCGGCCCAACCCTGGGCCCATATCGACCGCAACCTGCCGGCCTTCGAGAAAATGCCGCCGATGGGGTGA
- a CDS encoding serine hydrolase, with product MPKFLSVLTLLAFVSPAAAAWQTATPAEAGLDPGRLAAMSAAILRGDFQKTTSVVLVRHGRIAYERYFDDGGAEARRNTRSATKTVTALLVGAAIDAKAIPGVDTPVMRYLGARGPFENPDPRKDAITIEDFLTMSSLLECDDSNSYSRGNEERMYLIEDWVKFALDLPIKGFAAWATPPAKAKYGRAWSYCTAGATALGAVVEQATNRKLADFAKAVLFDPLGIDAPEWQYSPLGLAQGGGGLGLRSRDLARLGQLILDKGTSQGRRVLSASWIAAMTTPHAETDSGAGYGYLIWLQDYTAGGRTWHAAVMNGSGGNKVLAFPELDLVAVITTTNFNGPGGHALSDKLVSDHILAAVSR from the coding sequence GTGCCGAAATTCCTCTCCGTCCTGACCCTGCTCGCTTTCGTGTCGCCGGCGGCGGCCGCCTGGCAAACGGCCACGCCGGCCGAGGCCGGTCTCGACCCCGGCAGGCTCGCGGCGATGAGCGCGGCGATCCTGCGCGGCGACTTCCAGAAGACCACCAGCGTCGTCCTCGTCCGCCACGGCCGCATCGCCTATGAGCGCTATTTCGACGACGGCGGCGCCGAGGCCCGCCGCAACACGCGCTCCGCGACCAAGACGGTCACCGCCCTTTTGGTCGGCGCCGCGATCGACGCCAAGGCGATTCCGGGCGTCGACACGCCGGTGATGCGTTATCTCGGCGCGCGGGGGCCGTTCGAAAATCCCGATCCGCGCAAGGACGCGATCACGATCGAGGACTTCCTCACCATGAGTTCGCTCCTGGAATGCGACGATTCCAATTCCTATTCGCGCGGCAACGAAGAGCGCATGTATCTGATCGAGGATTGGGTCAAGTTCGCGCTCGACCTGCCGATCAAGGGCTTCGCGGCCTGGGCCACGCCGCCGGCCAAAGCCAAATATGGCCGCGCCTGGAGCTATTGCACCGCGGGCGCGACGGCGCTCGGCGCGGTGGTCGAGCAGGCGACGAACCGCAAGCTGGCCGACTTCGCCAAGGCGGTCCTGTTCGACCCGCTCGGGATCGACGCGCCGGAATGGCAATATTCGCCGCTCGGCCTGGCGCAGGGCGGCGGCGGGCTCGGCCTGCGCAGCCGCGATCTCGCGCGCCTCGGCCAGTTGATCCTGGACAAAGGGACATCGCAGGGCCGCCGCGTCCTCTCCGCGTCCTGGATCGCGGCGATGACGACGCCGCATGCCGAGACCGACAGCGGCGCCGGCTACGGCTATCTGATCTGGCTGCAGGACTACACGGCCGGCGGCAGGACTTGGCACGCCGCCGTGATGAACGGCTCCGGCGGCAACAAGGTCCTGGCCTTTCCCGAACTCGACCTCGTCGCCGTGATCACGACGACGAACTTCAACGGCCCCGGCGGGCACGCGCTGTCGGACAAGCTGGTGAGCGACCACATCCTGGCCGCCGTGTCGCGCTGA